One Ignavibacterium album JCM 16511 genomic region harbors:
- the serC gene encoding 3-phosphoserine/phosphohydroxythreonine transaminase — MENRIYNFSAGPAVLPEEVLLEAQKDLFALPGVGMSILEISHRSKTYDAIHQEAKEGLKQLLNIPDDYTILFLQGGASLQFSMVPLNLMPPKNKADYILTGSWSKKAMKEAKRVGTVNVAATTEEGEGDKKYFKRIPKQSELKLDPDAAYVHFTSNNTIFGTEWQTEPEVGNVPLVCDASSDILSKPLDIKKYGLIYAGAQKNMGPSGVTLVIIRKDLLERSQDSLHTMLNYKIHAENDSLYNTPNTFGIYIIKLVTKWLLGLGGLEEMFKINKKKAQLLYDCIDQSGGFYKGHAEKDSRSLMNVTFNLATEELEKKLIDEATKAGFSGLKGHRSVGGLRASIYNAFPVKGVEALVDFMKDFQKRNG; from the coding sequence ATGGAAAACAGAATATATAACTTCAGTGCTGGTCCGGCAGTATTACCGGAAGAAGTTTTGCTCGAAGCTCAGAAAGATTTGTTTGCGCTTCCCGGAGTCGGGATGTCAATTCTTGAAATTTCACACCGCTCAAAAACTTATGATGCAATTCATCAGGAAGCAAAGGAAGGTTTGAAGCAACTGCTTAACATTCCTGATGATTATACAATTTTATTTTTACAAGGAGGTGCTTCACTTCAATTCTCTATGGTTCCGTTAAATCTTATGCCGCCAAAGAATAAAGCCGATTATATTCTTACAGGTTCGTGGTCTAAAAAAGCAATGAAAGAAGCAAAGCGTGTTGGAACTGTTAATGTTGCTGCAACCACAGAAGAAGGAGAAGGCGACAAAAAATATTTTAAGAGAATTCCAAAACAAAGTGAACTGAAACTTGACCCTGACGCTGCCTATGTTCATTTTACATCAAACAATACAATATTCGGAACTGAATGGCAGACGGAACCTGAAGTTGGCAATGTTCCATTGGTGTGCGATGCTTCTTCTGATATTCTCAGCAAACCTTTGGACATAAAAAAATATGGATTGATTTATGCCGGCGCTCAGAAGAATATGGGACCTTCAGGAGTAACACTTGTAATTATAAGAAAAGATTTGCTTGAGAGAAGCCAGGATTCATTACACACAATGTTGAACTATAAAATTCATGCTGAGAATGATTCCCTTTACAATACTCCAAATACATTCGGAATTTATATCATTAAACTTGTTACAAAATGGTTATTAGGACTTGGCGGACTTGAAGAAATGTTTAAGATTAATAAAAAGAAAGCTCAACTACTTTATGACTGCATTGATCAAAGCGGCGGATTTTATAAAGGTCACGCTGAGAAAGACAGTCGCTCACTTATGAATGTAACTTTTAATCTTGCAACAGAAGAACTTGAAAAGAAATTAATTGATGAGGCAACAAAAGCCGGCTTCAGCGGATTGAAAGGACATCGTTCTGTCGGTGGCTTGCGTGCATCTATTTATAATGCTTTTCCGGTTAAAGGTGTTGAAGCCCTTGTTGACTTTATGAAAGATTTCCAGAAGAGGAATGGTTAG
- a CDS encoding endonuclease domain-containing protein, which yields MSLNNKKKLVEIAKVVCRGLRKNSTKAERIFWEKVRNRKFCGKKFYRQYPIFHDITGKETFFIADFFCFEEKVIVELDGKYHQYRLKEDEKRTKILNHLGLKVIRFTNDEIINDTDKVLLKVKESFYT from the coding sequence ATGAGTCTCAACAACAAGAAAAAACTGGTTGAAATCGCAAAAGTTGTTTGCAGAGGTCTAAGAAAAAATTCTACTAAAGCTGAAAGAATTTTCTGGGAAAAAGTTCGTAACAGAAAATTTTGTGGAAAGAAGTTTTACAGACAGTATCCAATTTTCCACGACATTACAGGAAAGGAAACATTTTTCATCGCCGATTTTTTCTGCTTTGAAGAAAAAGTTATTGTCGAATTGGACGGTAAATATCATCAGTACAGATTAAAAGAAGACGAAAAACGAACGAAAATTCTGAATCACCTTGGATTGAAAGTAATAAGATTTACAAATGATGAAATCATAAACGATACAGACAAAGTTTTATTAAAGGTGAAGGAAAGTTTTTATACTTAA
- a CDS encoding HAD family acid phosphatase, with product MKLFFFKNTLTSTRNLTLTLILSLTLLSCSSNELINLRVAKDRVKDYYESGKYDEELNKIYNEAKAQIEKIKIKDNSAAIFDVDDTALSNYEISKRLDYGYDFQIIQDWVMSAKLPAIKQTLEFYNYLKIKGVKLIFLTGRNIEEYDATYRNLIEQGYTDFDTLIVRSEQDRKLGAAQFKSQKRKELIQNGYEIIICVGDQWTDLEGDYTGIKVKLPNYLYETK from the coding sequence ATGAAATTATTCTTTTTCAAAAATACTCTTACTTCTACTCGTAATCTTACTCTTACTCTTATTCTTTCTCTCACTCTATTAAGTTGTTCTTCAAATGAGTTGATAAATCTTCGTGTAGCAAAAGACAGAGTAAAAGATTATTATGAGTCCGGAAAGTATGATGAAGAATTAAATAAAATCTATAATGAAGCAAAAGCTCAGATTGAAAAAATAAAAATCAAAGACAACTCCGCAGCAATATTTGATGTTGATGATACGGCGTTATCGAACTATGAAATAAGTAAGCGACTTGATTATGGTTACGATTTTCAGATAATTCAGGATTGGGTAATGAGTGCAAAACTTCCTGCTATAAAACAGACACTTGAATTCTATAATTATCTCAAGATAAAAGGAGTTAAGCTGATATTTCTCACCGGCAGAAATATTGAAGAATACGATGCTACTTACAGAAACCTTATCGAGCAGGGTTATACTGATTTTGATACTTTGATTGTGCGAAGTGAACAAGACAGAAAACTCGGTGCAGCTCAGTTCAAATCACAAAAAAGAAAAGAGCTAATACAGAACGGTTATGAAATAATTATCTGTGTTGGAGATCAGTGGACGGACCTTGAGGGAGATTACACGGGAATAAAAGTAAAACTTCCTAATTATTTATATGAGACGAAATAG
- a CDS encoding DUF1015 domain-containing protein, giving the protein MAVIRPFKALRPTKENAHLVASVPYDVINKEEAKELAKGNPLSYLHVTRSEIDLPDNVDVYSKDVYLKAKENLDKLIKDAPLILDDEPHFYLYRLIMNGRAQTGIAATFSVDDYDNDVILKHEKTRKVKEDDRTNHIITTNAQTGVVFLTYRGVKTVNELVEKTISSVQPEYDFTAPDGIQHTIWILPDDYNEMIVSEFAKISKLYIADGHHRAKSASRAREEKMKSNPIHKGDEEYNYFIAVIFPAEQLQILPYNRVVFDLNGLSKEEFLNAISEKFDVKPTNEKEPKKQKEFCMYLDHQWYHLKARDSVLASLSLEKSVGEKLDVSILQNFLLNPVLGIDDPRTNNRIDFIGGIRGTKELEKLVDNGKAAVAFSLYPVSLDDLMNISDAGEIMPPKSTWFEPKLRDGLLTHLI; this is encoded by the coding sequence ATGGCAGTAATCAGACCTTTCAAAGCACTTCGTCCCACAAAAGAAAATGCTCATCTTGTTGCAAGTGTCCCTTATGATGTAATCAATAAGGAAGAAGCAAAAGAACTTGCAAAAGGAAATCCATTAAGTTATCTGCATGTTACAAGGTCAGAAATTGATTTACCTGATAATGTTGATGTCTATTCCAAAGATGTTTATCTGAAAGCAAAAGAAAATCTTGATAAGCTGATTAAAGATGCTCCATTAATTTTGGATGATGAACCTCATTTTTATCTTTACAGATTAATAATGAACGGAAGAGCTCAAACAGGAATTGCTGCTACATTTTCTGTTGATGATTATGATAATGATGTGATTCTGAAACACGAAAAAACACGCAAGGTTAAAGAAGACGACAGAACAAATCATATTATCACAACCAACGCACAAACAGGTGTTGTATTTCTTACTTACCGCGGAGTTAAAACGGTGAATGAACTTGTTGAGAAAACAATAAGCTCTGTTCAACCGGAATATGATTTTACTGCTCCGGATGGAATACAACATACAATCTGGATTCTACCGGATGATTACAACGAAATGATTGTTTCCGAATTTGCAAAAATTAGTAAATTGTATATTGCCGACGGACATCATCGTGCAAAAAGTGCAAGTCGTGCAAGAGAAGAGAAAATGAAATCAAATCCGATTCACAAAGGAGATGAAGAATATAATTATTTCATTGCTGTAATCTTTCCTGCCGAGCAATTACAGATATTACCATACAATCGTGTTGTTTTTGATTTAAACGGGTTGAGCAAAGAAGAATTCCTTAACGCTATAAGCGAAAAGTTTGATGTGAAGCCAACAAATGAAAAAGAACCGAAGAAACAAAAAGAATTCTGTATGTATCTTGATCATCAGTGGTATCATTTGAAAGCAAGAGATTCGGTACTTGCTAGTTTATCATTAGAAAAATCTGTTGGAGAAAAACTTGATGTAAGCATACTTCAAAATTTTCTTTTGAATCCGGTGCTTGGAATTGATGATCCGAGAACAAACAACAGAATCGATTTCATTGGTGGTATTCGCGGTACAAAAGAATTAGAAAAACTTGTTGATAACGGCAAAGCTGCGGTTGCATTTTCTCTGTATCCTGTTAGTCTTGATGATTTGATGAACATCTCCGATGCAGGAGAAATAATGCCCCCAAAGTCAACCTGGTTTGAACCGAAACTAAGAGATGGACTATTAACTCATTTAATCTGA
- the darT gene encoding type II toxin-antitoxin system toxin DNA ADP-ribosyl transferase DarT translates to MKKQRPTYIYRIIHKENLQILIDEGKLVSPNLATNKNYIPIGEQKLINLRGNKQIKIHPFGTLRDYISFYFGVISPMLYCIAHGYDVPKVDQENIIYLVSSIEKLIESKIKFVFTDGHSYAAFTRFFNDKKDLREIDWDTVYSKRWNNTQDDSDRKRRKEAECLVYQELSLDNILAIVVYNQNASEYISSVIKKNNLKIPVYIKPEWYYQNVQN, encoded by the coding sequence ATGAAAAAGCAAAGACCCACATACATTTACAGAATAATACATAAGGAAAATCTTCAAATTTTGATCGATGAGGGGAAGCTGGTCTCGCCAAATCTTGCAACAAATAAAAATTATATTCCAATCGGTGAACAAAAATTAATAAATCTTAGAGGTAACAAGCAGATAAAGATTCATCCCTTTGGTACATTAAGGGATTATATTTCATTTTATTTTGGAGTAATATCTCCAATGTTGTATTGTATAGCCCACGGTTATGATGTCCCAAAAGTTGATCAGGAAAACATAATCTATCTGGTATCATCAATTGAGAAATTGATTGAATCAAAGATTAAATTTGTTTTTACTGATGGTCATTCATATGCAGCATTCACAAGATTTTTCAATGACAAAAAAGATTTGAGAGAAATTGATTGGGATACAGTTTATAGTAAAAGATGGAATAACACTCAAGATGATTCTGATCGTAAAAGAAGGAAAGAAGCAGAGTGCTTGGTCTATCAGGAGTTAAGCTTAGACAATATACTCGCAATAGTTGTTTACAATCAAAATGCAAGTGAATATATTTCGTCTGTAATTAAAAAGAATAACTTAAAAATTCCTGTATACATTAAACCAGAATGGTATTACCAGAATGTTCAGAACTGA
- a CDS encoding HNH endonuclease — protein sequence MGSLFLSRLNQKEIVSLREKLFAAQNGKCFICEKPMDLKLHSNNLDIDHIIPLKLAGKDDPSNFALTHSSCNRAKQASDLNVARILRRIEEMRNDLLQFNRGIHLGDILEQANGSKYELKFNLEDSVISYSFPELGDNNIYKVPVYKDDLSGFKYFFAKLPIEYFYHDDKINPRSIGQNISKLIQEFYLKRPQLHISLAWIDLTDENKTKVKIFDGQHKAAAQVLLGIRTLPVRIFINPDLDILLTTNTNAGTTLRQVAFDKSVQRHLGSALYIDRVDRYKKELGLAEDNYNFSERDLIRYFKGESREMKRYILDALRDSITHNENNKLKEYIDFGGKGKDRPISYSSIEKTFYSFFIHQEALDIPINMGLEDGTNPRELEKEQIVELMNIVADEVVKGFDINLGTFKIENKIQSGEDIPLEHIKAYRMTKEEIMYNWLRYIAQIIKNYFIMQGKPIQEDKLFQYKFPDPLWDKIRTFIKNLANLPVWINKELSSTVFGGKQNYDYWQTIFESGKSPQGVQVLAEPIDLMKMIQQ from the coding sequence ATGGGATCACTTTTTTTATCCAGGTTAAACCAAAAAGAAATAGTTTCCTTAAGAGAAAAACTTTTTGCAGCACAAAATGGGAAGTGTTTTATTTGCGAAAAACCGATGGACTTAAAGCTTCATTCTAACAATTTAGATATAGATCATATAATCCCACTAAAATTGGCTGGCAAAGATGATCCTAGTAATTTTGCTTTAACACATTCAAGCTGTAATAGAGCTAAACAAGCCTCAGATTTGAATGTTGCCAGAATTTTAAGAAGAATTGAAGAAATGAGAAATGATCTATTACAATTTAACAGAGGAATTCATTTAGGTGATATTTTAGAACAGGCAAATGGATCTAAATATGAGTTAAAATTTAACCTTGAAGACTCGGTAATAAGTTATTCTTTTCCCGAGTTGGGTGATAATAACATATACAAAGTTCCTGTGTACAAAGATGATCTAAGTGGGTTCAAATATTTTTTTGCTAAACTTCCTATCGAGTATTTTTATCACGATGATAAAATAAACCCTCGTTCCATTGGACAAAATATTTCAAAACTCATTCAAGAATTTTACTTGAAAAGACCTCAGCTTCATATTTCTCTTGCTTGGATAGATTTAACAGATGAAAATAAGACTAAGGTTAAAATTTTTGACGGGCAACATAAAGCAGCTGCGCAAGTATTATTGGGCATCAGGACTCTGCCGGTTAGGATATTTATCAATCCAGATTTAGATATTTTATTGACCACGAATACCAATGCAGGGACTACTCTAAGGCAAGTAGCATTTGACAAATCAGTCCAAAGACATTTAGGCAGCGCATTATATATAGACAGAGTTGATAGGTATAAAAAGGAACTGGGTCTTGCGGAAGATAATTATAATTTTTCGGAAAGAGATCTTATCAGATACTTTAAAGGAGAGTCACGAGAAATGAAAAGATATATTCTCGATGCATTAAGAGACTCAATAACTCACAATGAGAATAATAAGCTGAAGGAGTATATAGATTTTGGTGGTAAAGGTAAAGATAGACCTATTTCTTATAGTTCAATTGAAAAAACATTCTATTCATTTTTTATTCATCAAGAGGCATTAGATATTCCGATAAATATGGGTTTGGAGGATGGCACCAATCCACGCGAGTTAGAAAAGGAACAAATAGTTGAACTTATGAATATTGTTGCTGATGAGGTAGTTAAAGGTTTTGATATAAATTTAGGTACTTTTAAAATTGAAAATAAAATTCAATCTGGTGAAGATATTCCTCTTGAACATATAAAAGCTTATAGAATGACAAAAGAAGAAATAATGTATAATTGGCTAAGATATATTGCACAGATAATCAAAAATTATTTTATTATGCAAGGGAAGCCAATTCAAGAAGACAAACTTTTCCAATATAAATTTCCGGATCCTTTATGGGATAAAATTAGAACATTTATAAAAAATTTAGCTAACCTACCAGTTTGGATAAATAAGGAGCTATCATCTACTGTCTTTGGTGGAAAACAAAATTACGATTATTGGCAAACAATATTTGAAAGTGGTAAAAGTCCTCAAGGTGTTCAGGTATTAGCTGAACCAATTGATTTAATGAAAATGATTCAGCAATAG
- a CDS encoding alpha/beta hydrolase produces MFRQQKPKRLKSDSERDEIVGIVKYHRGFSSSFLNNQRDIVVWLPKGYNSYKKKEQRYAVLYMHDGQNILDPKTAYAGKDWRVDETLSKLIRKRKIKDLIVVGIYNTPERLDEYSWSDKGQLYLKFIVEELKPFIDSNYRTLTDRENTAMIGSSMGGLISFYAGWFYSEVFSKVGCMSSSFYYHNDHALKLVEDYKGPKKNVKFYIDHGEDGLIRGQRMFCLLTQKGYVLGQDIDYYYAPGAEHNEKEWAARLERPLLFFFRKT; encoded by the coding sequence ATGTTTCGTCAACAAAAACCAAAAAGATTAAAATCAGATTCTGAAAGAGATGAAATAGTCGGTATTGTAAAATATCATCGCGGCTTTTCATCGTCATTTTTGAATAATCAGAGAGATATTGTAGTCTGGTTGCCCAAAGGTTATAATTCTTATAAGAAGAAAGAACAAAGATATGCTGTGCTTTATATGCACGACGGACAAAATATTCTTGACCCGAAAACTGCTTATGCCGGAAAAGACTGGCGTGTTGATGAAACATTATCGAAGCTGATAAGAAAAAGAAAAATAAAAGACCTGATAGTTGTGGGAATTTATAATACGCCAGAAAGACTGGATGAATATAGCTGGAGTGATAAAGGACAACTCTATCTTAAATTTATTGTTGAAGAACTAAAACCATTTATTGATTCTAACTACAGAACTTTAACTGACAGAGAAAACACTGCAATGATTGGTTCTTCGATGGGTGGTTTAATTTCGTTTTATGCAGGATGGTTTTACAGTGAAGTTTTTTCAAAAGTTGGTTGTATGTCTAGCTCATTTTATTATCACAACGATCACGCCTTAAAGCTTGTTGAGGACTATAAAGGTCCCAAGAAGAATGTTAAATTCTATATAGATCACGGAGAAGATGGATTAATTCGTGGTCAGAGAATGTTTTGTCTCCTTACCCAAAAAGGTTATGTACTCGGACAGGATATTGATTACTACTATGCACCTGGTGCAGAACATAACGAAAAAGAATGGGCTGCAAGATTAGAAAGACCTTTACTATTTTTCTTTAGGAAAACTTAG
- the darG gene encoding type II toxin-antitoxin system antitoxin DNA ADP-ribosyl glycohydrolase DarG has protein sequence MFRTEKENIINIKADALVNSVNLVGVMGKGVALAVKEAFPENYKLYKKACEEKRIDIGKIFVTETGRLFPRYIINFPTKKHWRNPSEYSWIEAGLVSLKEWLKTSGIKSLAIPPLGSGSGKLDWNRVKQMIISELKEFSNRIDIILIEPDFGFENAETLKVQKNNLTPARAMLLYLLNKYRVLGYEINLLVVQKIAYFLQRVGEPLKLNFQKGFYGPYAYNLIPVLKALKPKYLSFTSLDDSKPSTIIRLNQNVMDEVESYVNTNLTSLQKENLEKTISLIQDFETPFGLELLATIDFIFIQEKFKSNSDWILSEISKWTNRKANLFKSYHIQVAKERLLKSLSYN, from the coding sequence ATGTTCAGAACTGAAAAAGAAAATATTATTAATATAAAAGCAGATGCTTTAGTTAATTCAGTAAATCTGGTTGGTGTAATGGGTAAAGGTGTGGCGCTTGCTGTTAAAGAAGCTTTTCCTGAAAATTATAAATTGTACAAGAAGGCTTGTGAGGAGAAACGAATAGATATCGGAAAAATATTTGTTACGGAAACAGGTCGGTTGTTTCCAAGATATATAATTAATTTTCCTACGAAAAAACATTGGAGAAATCCATCAGAGTATTCCTGGATTGAAGCAGGGCTTGTTTCACTAAAAGAATGGTTAAAAACGAGTGGTATAAAATCTTTGGCAATACCTCCATTGGGAAGTGGAAGTGGCAAACTAGATTGGAACAGAGTAAAACAAATGATAATTAGTGAATTAAAGGAATTTAGTAATAGAATAGATATTATTTTAATTGAGCCGGATTTTGGTTTCGAGAATGCTGAAACATTAAAAGTTCAAAAGAATAATCTTACACCTGCCAGAGCAATGTTATTATATCTTTTAAACAAATATCGTGTATTAGGATATGAAATTAATTTATTGGTTGTTCAAAAGATTGCATACTTTCTGCAAAGAGTGGGAGAACCACTAAAACTAAATTTTCAAAAAGGTTTTTATGGTCCCTATGCTTATAACCTTATTCCGGTTCTTAAAGCTCTTAAACCGAAATATTTATCTTTCACAAGCTTAGATGATTCAAAACCATCAACAATTATTAGGTTAAACCAAAATGTGATGGATGAAGTTGAAAGTTATGTTAATACTAACTTAACCTCTCTACAAAAAGAAAATCTTGAAAAAACAATCTCTTTGATTCAAGATTTTGAAACACCATTTGGATTGGAATTATTGGCAACAATAGATTTTATTTTTATTCAGGAAAAATTTAAATCTAATAGCGATTGGATTTTATCCGAGATATCAAAGTGGACCAACAGAAAAGCAAATCTTTTTAAATCTTATCACATACAAGTTGCTAAAGAAAGACTTTTAAAGAGCCTCAGTTATAATTGA
- a CDS encoding sensor histidine kinase → MLMNLEKYFKSTRFKTTLWYSLIFLLLEIVLGTIIYVYVNQTMRNELDLSLTKQAESIYRFVKESQVNLFEFEPDSVYSTPDELVYDIIFEALAFNPNNTFVQVSIKDKTVFRTANLGKVVFKTSNQENVLRLVDYKEPDLSEYPIRAAYLNKGDYKIIVAFPLELISKTLDNLADLYVIIAPLFLILSFVVGSFLSFKALARIDKIIKRTDEIDTFNLDTFLDGEEYDDEYGRLVKTINKMLRRIKSSIEYMNQFTISASHELKTPLTILRGELELAIKSPKSKEQYLEIIQSSYEETLRLINIVERLFFITKLDNSLIKLNKTKINLVNLVSEVVDDFKNIAEEKKITLTQQYPENTDLIIDADSEMMRQVFINLIDNAIKYSLEQSDILIVIKDEEKISFSITNKSEPIPKEIIPKLFDRFYRMETSRNRNLGGVGLGLSVVKHIIDLHKFEIKILSDEQGLFKAEIKF, encoded by the coding sequence TCTTTTTATTGCTTGAAATTGTGCTTGGTACAATAATTTATGTTTATGTTAATCAAACGATGAGAAATGAACTCGATCTTTCTCTTACCAAACAGGCAGAATCAATTTACAGGTTTGTAAAAGAAAGCCAGGTTAATCTTTTCGAGTTTGAACCGGATTCTGTTTATTCAACACCTGATGAGCTCGTTTATGATATTATATTTGAAGCATTGGCATTCAATCCCAACAACACTTTTGTCCAGGTTTCAATAAAGGATAAAACAGTTTTCCGTACGGCTAATCTTGGTAAAGTTGTCTTTAAAACATCGAACCAGGAAAATGTATTACGTCTTGTTGATTATAAAGAACCTGATTTATCAGAATATCCGATAAGAGCAGCATATCTTAATAAAGGTGATTATAAAATTATTGTCGCTTTTCCTCTGGAATTGATATCGAAAACTCTGGATAACCTTGCTGATCTTTATGTAATTATAGCTCCTTTATTTCTAATCCTTTCCTTCGTAGTCGGTTCATTTCTTTCATTTAAGGCTTTGGCAAGAATTGACAAAATAATCAAACGAACTGATGAAATTGATACTTTCAATCTCGATACATTTCTTGATGGTGAAGAATATGATGATGAATACGGCAGATTAGTAAAAACTATAAATAAAATGCTGAGAAGGATTAAAAGCTCAATAGAATATATGAATCAGTTTACAATCAGCGCTTCACACGAATTGAAAACTCCACTGACAATTCTGAGAGGAGAGTTAGAGCTTGCGATAAAATCTCCCAAATCAAAAGAGCAATATCTGGAAATAATTCAAAGCAGTTATGAAGAAACACTAAGACTTATAAATATTGTAGAAAGATTATTCTTTATCACAAAACTCGATAACTCACTGATTAAATTGAATAAAACCAAAATCAATCTGGTTAATTTGGTTTCGGAAGTTGTTGATGACTTTAAGAATATTGCCGAAGAGAAGAAAATAACTTTAACTCAGCAATATCCGGAGAATACAGATTTAATTATTGATGCGGATTCAGAAATGATGCGGCAGGTGTTTATCAATCTTATTGATAATGCAATAAAATACAGTCTTGAACAAAGTGATATTTTAATTGTTATTAAGGACGAAGAAAAAATTTCTTTTTCAATAACCAATAAAAGCGAACCGATTCCGAAAGAAATTATTCCAAAACTTTTTGATAGATTTTACAGAATGGAAACCTCACGAAACAGAAACCTTGGCGGAGTTGGATTAGGGCTGTCTGTTGTAAAACATATTATTGATCTTCACAAATTTGAGATTAAAATACTCAGCGATGAACAAGGGTTATTTAAAGCTGAAATAAAGTTCTGA